From Patescibacteria group bacterium, a single genomic window includes:
- a CDS encoding DNA-directed RNA polymerase sigma-70 factor: protein MSVERLAKNNSYRDRDNRSDDLDEENLLTPDEVFNDNDAFEMLRRMNMRFIRSIVGPNAFTREDIEDICQIIFEKAWINRESFEQERGTFLNWLFQIARNTVIDEMRKRNRRPQIDSRQSNHYRHNVDDNFEDAEDILYEIISDSSTPEEIVIANEEKESVRDALRALPNGQRDVIELNFFQEISDSEIAARTSLPLGTVKTRRRLGLQKLKTVFEEHNGKI from the coding sequence ATGTCAGTTGAAAGATTAGCAAAAAATAACTCATATAGAGATAGAGACAACAGGTCAGATGATTTAGATGAAGAGAATCTTCTGACGCCTGATGAAGTTTTTAATGATAATGACGCATTCGAGATGTTAAGAAGAATGAACATGAGATTTATTCGCAGTATAGTAGGTCCAAACGCATTTACGCGAGAAGACATTGAAGATATATGCCAGATAATATTTGAAAAAGCATGGATTAATAGAGAATCTTTTGAACAAGAGAGAGGCACTTTTTTAAATTGGTTATTTCAGATTGCCCGTAATACTGTTATTGATGAGATGCGCAAAAGAAATAGGAGACCTCAAATCGACTCAAGACAATCCAATCATTATAGACACAATGTTGATGATAATTTTGAAGATGCAGAGGATATTTTGTATGAGATAATAAGTGATTCTTCAACGCCTGAGGAGATTGTAATTGCAAATGAGGAGAAAGAGTCTGTCCGCGATGCTTTACGCGCTCTCCCAAATGGTCAAAGAGATGTTATTGAGCTTAATTTTTTTCAAGAAATATCAGATAGTGAAATTGCTGCGAGAACAAGTCTTCCTTTGGGAACAGTAAAGACGAGGAGGCGGCTTGGACTGCAAAAACTGAAAACTGTGTTTGAAGAACATAATGGAAAGATATAA
- a CDS encoding membrane protein, with product MTKRNKIKLTHPEPHSAKSVSHLNWLRASVLGANDGIVSIAGLVIGVAGATNSSGVILTAGLAGILAGAISMAAGEYVSVSSSRDTEKALLRKEKFELQHYPQEEFYELVKIYEKKGLSRKTAMIVAKELTAKDAFKAHVDAELGIDPDNLTNPWHAALASALSFIMGAVIPLFAILLPPAAIRIPVAFLSVIVALAITGILSAKAGDAHVIRATLRVVLGGVIAMVITYSVGRVFGASGI from the coding sequence ATGACAAAAAGAAATAAAATTAAGCTAACGCACCCCGAACCGCATTCAGCAAAATCAGTATCACATTTAAATTGGCTACGGGCTTCGGTATTAGGCGCAAATGACGGAATTGTTTCCATTGCTGGATTGGTAATAGGTGTAGCAGGAGCAACCAATTCCTCAGGGGTAATCTTGACTGCGGGACTCGCTGGTATCCTTGCAGGAGCAATATCAATGGCTGCAGGAGAGTATGTATCTGTTAGCAGTTCTCGAGATACTGAAAAGGCATTACTAAGAAAAGAAAAATTTGAGTTACAACATTATCCTCAAGAAGAATTTTATGAACTAGTAAAAATTTATGAAAAGAAAGGACTCAGCAGAAAAACTGCAATGATTGTAGCCAAAGAATTAACAGCTAAAGATGCTTTTAAAGCTCATGTAGATGCAGAATTAGGAATTGATCCTGATAATCTCACTAATCCCTGGCATGCAGCACTTGCTTCAGCACTATCATTTATCATGGGTGCTGTTATTCCTTTATTTGCCATATTACTACCCCCAGCTGCAATTCGTATTCCTGTAGCCTTTCTTTCAGTCATTGTAGCTTTAGCGATTACTGGCATATTGAGTGCAAAAGCAGGTGATGCACATGTTATTAGAGCTACTCTACGAGTTGTATTAGGTGGAGTCATTGCAATGGTTATAACATATTCTGTTGGAAGAGTATTTGGTGCAAGTGGAATATAA
- the prfA gene encoding peptide chain release factor 1 has protein sequence MNDYRYTQLKEIEKKIEETKTLLQDPSLAELAKEELDSLEIQKKAIEESLKHSQEEERSDDLDNRNVILEVKGAAGGDEANIFADELLRMYMRYAEKKGLKTEFLDDNVLKISGKGAFNVFKYEAGVHRVQRVPKTEKKGRIHTSTVTVSVLPELQDIDLHINPEDIEFEAFRSGGHGGQNVNKVSTAVRLIHKPTGLVVTSQSERSQAQNREIAMTLLRARLWEQAVEKQQKEYASLKATQVGRGMRAEKIKTYNFPQDRMTDHRLGKSWSNLAAILDGDIPEERPTDNMRKEEASE, from the coding sequence ATGAATGATTATCGCTATACACAGTTAAAAGAAATAGAAAAGAAAATAGAGGAAACCAAAACTCTACTGCAAGATCCTTCATTGGCAGAACTTGCAAAAGAGGAACTCGATTCTTTGGAAATACAAAAAAAAGCTATTGAAGAAAGTCTCAAACATTCCCAAGAAGAAGAACGATCAGATGACTTAGACAACAGAAACGTAATTCTTGAAGTAAAAGGGGCTGCTGGAGGAGATGAGGCAAATATTTTTGCTGATGAGCTTTTGAGAATGTATATGAGATACGCTGAAAAAAAAGGCTTGAAAACAGAGTTTTTGGATGACAATGTTTTAAAAATATCAGGTAAAGGAGCGTTTAATGTATTTAAATACGAGGCTGGAGTACATCGTGTCCAGAGAGTTCCCAAAACAGAAAAAAAGGGTCGTATTCATACATCAACTGTTACTGTATCAGTACTGCCAGAACTTCAAGATATAGATTTACACATTAATCCGGAAGATATTGAATTTGAAGCATTCCGATCGGGAGGACATGGTGGACAAAATGTTAACAAAGTCTCAACAGCTGTACGTCTCATTCACAAACCCACAGGACTTGTCGTTACTTCTCAATCGGAAAGATCTCAAGCCCAAAATCGAGAAATTGCCATGACACTTCTTCGCGCACGACTCTGGGAACAAGCTGTTGAAAAACAGCAAAAAGAATATGCCTCCCTAAAAGCTACCCAAGTAGGAAGAGGTATGCGAGCTGAGAAAATTAAAACCTATAACTTCCCCCAGGACCGCATGACAGATCATCGACTTGGTAAATCATGGAGCAATCTTGCTGCTATTCTTGATGGAGATATCCCCGAAGAACGTCCTACTGATAATATGCGAAAAGAAGAAGCATCAGAATAA
- a CDS encoding hypothetical protein (possible pseudo, frameshifted), whose product MTIIFLTSISGESSKLILQILLVFLKSIVLFGWIIVLSKYLFPKVLHSIARSSESLFLFSLAWVFALTAVVTSPLIGFSIEIGGFLAGLALAESAENYQIVARMKALRDFFITIFFVMLGLEMKFTSISSLILPALIFSFFVIILKPAIVMLITGLMGFRKRTSFFVGISLAQISEFSLIIMFIGNQKGVISNEVTTLFLIVAMITFVGSTYLIQGTNKIYRYFSHYLSFLELRQGKHSDFVSSNNFKLLENHVIIVGGHQMGQSILHALKNTEEKILVVDFDPDIVKRLQEKEHHVIFGDISDPEIQERVGFEKAKLVISTVPDLEDNLLLIEGLLHKNKKATIVVMAYEAEDAKALYKAGADYVVLPHLAGGHHLAKILISNNHLEIIEKFKAKDMEYLQ is encoded by the coding sequence ATGACTATTATTTTTCTAACAAGTATTTCAGGTGAGTCATCAAAACTTATTTTGCAAATTCTTTTAGTGTTTTTAAAGTCTATTGTATTGTTTGGTTGGATAATTGTTTTAAGTAAGTATCTATTCCCAAAAGTTCTTCACAGCATTGCTCGCTCATCCGAATCACTTTTTCTTTTTAGTTTAGCGTGGGTTTTTGCATTAACTGCTGTAGTTACGTCCCCTCTTATAGGGTTTTCTATTGAAATTGGCGGTTTTCTTGCAGGACTTGCTTTGGCTGAAAGTGCTGAAAATTATCAGATTGTTGCTCGTATGAAGGCACTTCGTGATTTTTTTATAACAATCTTTTTCGTCATGCTTGGGCTTGAGATGAAGTTTACTAGCATATCATCTTTAATTTTGCCTGCATTGATTTTTTCTTTCTTTGTAATAATACTTAAGCCAGCTATAGTTATGTTGATAACAGGGTTAATGGGTTTTAGAAAGAGAACATCATTTTTTGTGGGAATTAGTCTAGCTCAAATTTCTGAATTTAGCCTTATTATTATGTTTATTGGCAATCAAAAAGGAGTTATCTCCAATGAGGTAACAACGTTATTTCTAATTGTAGCTATGATTACTTTTGTAGGATCGACATATCTAATTCAGGGTACTAATAAAATCTATCGCTATTTTAGTCATTATCTTTCCTTTCTTGAGCTTCGACAAGGCAAACATAGTGATTTTGTTTCTTCCAATAACTTTAAGTTATTGGAAAATCATGTCATTATTGTTGGTGGTCATCAAATGGGACAAAGTATTCTGCATGCACTTAAAAATACTGAAGAGAAGATTCTAGTAGTAGATTTTGATCCTGATATTGTTAAGAGATTGCAAGAAAAAGAGCATCATGTCATCTTTGGAGATATTTCAGATCCTGAAATTCAAGAACGTGTTGGTTTTGAAAAGGCAAAACTTGTTATTTCGACTGTTCCTGATCTTGAAGATAATTTATTGCTCATTGAAGGATTATTACATAAGAACAAAAAAGCAACAATTGTTGTAATGGCATATGAAGCAGAAGATGCAAAAGCTCTATACAAGGCTGGAGCAGATTATGTTGTACTTCCTCATTTAGCTGGAGGACATCATCTAGCAAAAATTCTAATAAGTAATAACCATTTAGAGATTATTGAGAAATTTAAAGCGAAAGATATGGAATATCTCCAATAG
- a CDS encoding hypothetical protein (possible pseudo, frameshifted) produces MDAIFIEISAIIIVASILNITFRYLRQPPILAYIATGVLLGPAGFFHLQHQDSLKTLGQLGITFLLFMLGLELKLKELRSIGKTAVLAGTVQMGLTFVFGFILSLLLGFSNIVSIYIAIALSFSSTIIIVKLLSDKKDINSLHGKLALGILLLQDFFCSHDYYFSNKYFR; encoded by the coding sequence GTGGATGCAATTTTTATTGAAATTTCAGCCATTATTATCGTTGCCTCTATTTTGAATATCACTTTTAGATACTTAAGGCAGCCTCCGATTTTAGCGTATATTGCTACTGGTGTTTTGCTAGGCCCAGCAGGCTTTTTCCACCTTCAACACCAAGATTCTTTGAAAACTCTAGGTCAGCTTGGTATCACTTTCTTACTTTTTATGCTTGGATTGGAACTTAAGCTTAAAGAACTTCGTTCGATTGGTAAGACAGCAGTTTTGGCAGGTACAGTGCAGATGGGTTTGACTTTTGTTTTCGGTTTTATTTTGTCTTTACTGCTTGGTTTTTCAAATATTGTGAGTATTTATATTGCAATTGCACTCTCTTTTTCAAGCACAATTATTATTGTTAAGCTTCTTTCAGATAAAAAGGATATCAATAGTCTTCATGGAAAATTGGCATTGGGAATTCTCTTGCTGCAGGATTTTTTTTGCAGTCATGACTATTATTTTTCTAACAAGTATTTCAGGTGA